A genomic window from Streptomyces mirabilis includes:
- a CDS encoding YoaK family protein, with protein MSTETKKTHDPEARGVRLVAVLLSLTVVSGLIDAVSYLGLGHVFTANMTGNVVVLGFAAAGAPGFSIPHTSTSLACFLVGAAVGGRIAGRYGGGSRRTWARVTLTAEAVFVGISAVVAFAAPGATATAYALIALTAFAMGLRNATVRKLGVPDLTTTVLTMTLTGLASDSPAGDGSGHRSPRRTAAVLAMLAGATLGAWLVIHHGLGLPLLLAALLAGVLAVATSGRE; from the coding sequence ATGAGCACCGAGACGAAGAAGACGCACGATCCCGAGGCGCGCGGGGTGCGTCTGGTGGCGGTGCTGCTGTCGCTGACCGTGGTCAGCGGGCTGATCGACGCGGTGAGCTATCTCGGACTCGGGCACGTCTTCACGGCGAACATGACCGGCAACGTGGTGGTACTCGGCTTCGCCGCGGCCGGCGCCCCCGGCTTCTCGATCCCTCACACCTCGACCTCGCTGGCCTGCTTCCTGGTGGGCGCCGCAGTCGGGGGCCGGATCGCGGGGCGGTACGGCGGCGGCTCACGCAGGACCTGGGCGCGGGTCACACTCACCGCGGAGGCGGTGTTCGTGGGCATCTCCGCCGTGGTCGCCTTCGCCGCGCCGGGCGCGACCGCGACCGCCTACGCCCTGATCGCCCTCACGGCCTTCGCCATGGGCCTGCGCAACGCGACGGTCCGCAAACTCGGGGTGCCGGACCTCACGACCACCGTTCTGACGATGACCCTGACCGGCCTCGCCTCCGACTCCCCGGCCGGCGACGGCTCGGGCCACCGCTCCCCCCGCCGCACGGCGGCCGTCCTCGCCATGCTGGCGGGCGCGACGCTCGGCGCATGGCTGGTGATCCACCACGGCCTGGGCCTCCCCCTGCTGCTCGCGGCACTGCTGGCGGGGGTACTGGCGGTCGCGACTTCGGGGCGCGAATGA
- a CDS encoding PE-PGRS family protein: MDRRQYGEGGRSRAGSPARTAPLPRPASPGPHQARTVSDATPRTPAEMTAIQRTAGNRAASVTVQRVGEASTSAPPAAEESGREDQGAAVMTRLSRSIEGHVVVAKMKVNPLAPGTWWPEHWMPEGPARLKRTLERRVISGELFGAQDLEDIRTLSQVNPQWLAKVGIGTLKESEDYIKGDHKDWLRNPPGKRILAATLAFQRNAPGTRPAGAPTPIAPDYTLGRFMTTKAPGVSGAEKQTLRAERDEQIRQTAVDTLHPAGLPSERLHPDADKAETVKHAAKDAKARDVFTSVLLLLQHGLKTYDPGAEVAAHVDYREGDVVRALAHGGRVNIRIPALRAGESPQSLTDFLGVTDRGRRAGFVDKRDFATHRTAIEKNKGGEPGKFQEKGGIGASVANFLTPAVPHVGPERPQLMGMDISGGGFGSQDWNGDVVLPNGSYGHMLLILTPPTAAKDGSLLVGIETIKPHAVSPVGYVHNARSTEATANPESVLHGHKGDKVGTGGLKRNERLVELRELGKAQGSGDWRAFLDKIKREWLDELEKNKGDVAEQRKMYERLVGRRQHFYEQTEQTEQAE, from the coding sequence ATGGACAGGCGGCAGTACGGCGAGGGCGGGCGCTCACGGGCGGGATCACCGGCACGTACCGCGCCCCTGCCACGCCCCGCCTCCCCGGGCCCCCACCAGGCCAGGACCGTCTCGGACGCCACACCCAGGACGCCCGCCGAGATGACGGCGATCCAGCGCACGGCCGGCAACCGGGCGGCGTCCGTGACCGTGCAGAGGGTGGGGGAGGCGAGCACGAGCGCGCCTCCCGCCGCCGAGGAGTCCGGCCGGGAGGACCAGGGCGCGGCCGTGATGACGCGGCTGAGCCGGTCGATCGAGGGCCATGTCGTCGTGGCGAAGATGAAGGTGAACCCCCTGGCGCCGGGCACGTGGTGGCCGGAGCACTGGATGCCGGAGGGGCCCGCGCGCCTGAAGCGCACCCTGGAGCGGCGGGTGATCAGCGGCGAGCTGTTCGGCGCCCAGGACCTGGAGGACATCAGGACGCTCTCCCAGGTGAACCCCCAGTGGCTCGCGAAGGTGGGTATCGGCACCCTCAAGGAGTCCGAGGACTACATCAAGGGCGACCACAAGGACTGGCTCCGGAACCCTCCGGGCAAACGCATCCTCGCCGCGACCCTGGCCTTCCAGCGGAACGCGCCGGGCACGCGCCCGGCGGGCGCGCCCACCCCGATCGCCCCGGACTACACCCTCGGCCGTTTCATGACCACCAAGGCTCCCGGGGTCTCAGGCGCGGAGAAGCAGACCCTGCGGGCCGAGCGTGACGAGCAGATACGACAGACCGCCGTCGACACCCTGCACCCGGCCGGACTCCCGTCCGAGCGCCTCCACCCCGACGCGGACAAGGCCGAGACGGTGAAGCACGCGGCGAAGGACGCGAAGGCCCGTGACGTCTTCACCTCCGTCCTGCTCCTGCTCCAGCACGGACTGAAGACCTACGACCCGGGGGCGGAGGTGGCCGCGCACGTCGACTATCGCGAGGGTGACGTCGTGCGGGCGCTCGCCCACGGCGGCCGGGTCAACATCCGCATCCCCGCCCTGCGCGCGGGCGAGTCGCCCCAGTCGTTGACGGACTTCCTGGGCGTCACGGACCGGGGCCGACGCGCGGGGTTCGTCGACAAGCGCGACTTCGCCACGCACCGCACCGCCATCGAGAAGAACAAGGGGGGCGAGCCGGGCAAGTTCCAGGAGAAGGGCGGCATCGGCGCGTCCGTCGCGAACTTTCTGACGCCGGCCGTGCCCCATGTCGGGCCCGAGCGTCCGCAGCTCATGGGCATGGACATCTCCGGCGGCGGGTTCGGCTCGCAGGACTGGAACGGCGACGTGGTCCTGCCGAACGGCTCGTACGGCCACATGCTGCTGATCCTCACCCCGCCGACCGCCGCCAAGGACGGCTCCCTGCTGGTCGGCATCGAGACGATCAAACCCCATGCCGTGAGCCCGGTCGGCTATGTGCACAACGCCCGGTCCACCGAGGCCACGGCCAACCCCGAGTCGGTCCTGCACGGTCACAAGGGGGACAAGGTCGGCACCGGCGGGCTGAAGCGCAACGAGCGCCTGGTGGAGCTGCGGGAGCTGGGGAAGGCCCAGGGAAGCGGGGACTGGCGCGCGTTCCTGGACAAGATCAAGCGGGAATGGCTCGACGAGCTGGAGAAGAACAAGGGCGACGTCGCCGAGCAGCGGAAGATGTACGAGCGGCTCGTCGGCCGTCGGCAGCACTTCTACGAGCAGACCGAGCAGACCGAGCAGGCTGAGTAG
- a CDS encoding transglycosylase SLT domain-containing protein yields MSVSFIRTIAASPKKVLTTAAVAAAATGMVLAASPAQAATGQASSAQAIAHKMIPDAAQFTAFSKIVEHESGWNPSATNSASGAYGLVQALPGSKMSAAGSDWKSNPATQIKWGLDYMNSRYGSPAAAWNFWQAHNWY; encoded by the coding sequence GTGTCCGTCTCCTTCATCCGCACCATCGCCGCTTCCCCGAAGAAGGTCCTCACCACCGCCGCCGTGGCCGCCGCCGCCACCGGCATGGTCCTCGCCGCGAGCCCCGCTCAGGCCGCCACCGGCCAGGCCTCCTCCGCCCAGGCGATCGCGCACAAGATGATCCCGGACGCCGCGCAGTTCACCGCCTTCAGCAAGATCGTCGAGCACGAGAGCGGCTGGAACCCCAGCGCCACGAACTCCGCTTCCGGCGCCTACGGCCTGGTCCAGGCCCTGCCCGGCTCGAAGATGTCTGCCGCCGGTTCCGACTGGAAGTCGAACCCGGCCACCCAGATCAAGTGGGGGCTGGACTACATGAACTCGCGCTACGGCAGCCCGGCCGCCGCCTGGAACTTCTGGCAGGCCCACAACTGGTACTGA
- a CDS encoding cytochrome P450 — MPCPALPDGFDFTDPDLLHHRVPLPEFAELRRAEPVRWIPQPAGLAGFQDEGYWAVTRHADVKYVSTHPEIYSSSLNTAIIRFHEHMQRDAIDAQRLILLNMDPPEHTRVRQIVQRGFTPRAIRALEERLRSRALAIVEGARAHSGPFDFVTEVACELPLQAIAELIGVPQDDRIKIFEWSNKMIAYDDPEYAITEEVGAESAAELISYAMNMAADRKQCPAKDIVSTLVAAEDEGNLGSDEFGFFVLMLSVAGNETTRNAITHGMHAFLTHPEQWELYKSTRPATTAEEIVRWATPVVSFQRTATQDTELGGKQIKKGDRVGIFYASANHDPEVFENPDTFDITRDPNPHLGFGGGGPHYCLGKSLAVLEIDLIFNAIADAMPDLTLVGDPRRLRSAWINGVKELQVDAG; from the coding sequence ATGCCCTGTCCCGCGCTGCCCGACGGGTTCGACTTCACCGACCCCGATCTGCTGCACCACCGCGTGCCCCTGCCGGAGTTCGCCGAACTGCGCCGGGCCGAACCCGTCCGCTGGATCCCCCAGCCCGCCGGTCTGGCCGGCTTCCAGGACGAGGGCTACTGGGCGGTGACCCGGCACGCGGACGTCAAGTACGTCTCCACGCACCCGGAGATCTACTCCTCCTCCCTCAACACCGCGATCATCCGCTTCCACGAGCACATGCAGCGCGACGCGATCGACGCCCAGCGGCTGATCCTGCTCAACATGGACCCGCCCGAGCACACCCGTGTCCGCCAGATCGTGCAACGCGGTTTCACGCCAAGGGCCATCCGCGCGCTGGAGGAACGGCTCCGCTCCCGCGCCCTCGCGATCGTCGAGGGCGCCCGCGCCCACTCGGGACCCTTCGACTTCGTCACCGAGGTCGCCTGCGAACTGCCCCTCCAGGCGATAGCCGAGCTGATCGGCGTGCCCCAGGACGACCGCATCAAGATCTTCGAGTGGTCCAACAAGATGATCGCGTACGACGACCCGGAGTACGCCATCACCGAGGAGGTCGGCGCCGAGTCGGCCGCCGAGCTGATCTCGTACGCCATGAACATGGCCGCCGACCGCAAGCAGTGCCCGGCCAAGGACATCGTCAGCACGCTGGTGGCGGCCGAGGACGAGGGCAACCTCGGGTCCGACGAGTTCGGCTTCTTCGTGCTGATGCTGTCGGTCGCCGGCAACGAGACCACCCGTAACGCCATCACCCACGGCATGCACGCCTTCCTCACCCACCCCGAGCAGTGGGAGCTGTACAAGAGCACCCGCCCGGCGACCACGGCCGAGGAGATCGTGCGGTGGGCGACCCCGGTCGTCTCCTTCCAGCGCACCGCCACCCAGGACACCGAACTCGGCGGCAAGCAGATCAAGAAGGGCGACCGCGTCGGCATCTTCTACGCCTCCGCCAACCACGACCCCGAGGTCTTCGAGAACCCGGACACCTTCGACATCACCCGCGACCCCAACCCCCACCTCGGCTTCGGCGGCGGAGGCCCCCACTACTGCCTCGGCAAGTCCCTGGCCGTCCTCGAGATCGACCTCATCTTCAACGCGATCGCCGACGCGATGCCGGACCTCACCCTGGTCGGCGACCCGCGCCGACTGCGCTCCGCCTGGATCAACGGCGTCAAGGAACTCCAGGTCGACGCCGGCTGA
- a CDS encoding steroid 3-ketoacyl-CoA thiolase produces MAAEPVIVEAVRTPIGKRGGALANLHPAYLLGETYRELLGRTGIHADCVEQIVGGTVTHAGEQSMNPARTAWLAMGLPYETAATTVDCQCGSSQQASHMVANMVAAGVIDVGISCGVEAMSRVPLGSGSKHGPGKPFPDEWNVDLPNQFEAAERIARNRGLTRENVDSLGLVSQERAANAWAEERFKRETFAVQVPTTEDEQRAGQGMWRLVDRDEGLRDTSMEALAGLKPVMPTAVHTAGNSSQISDGAAAILWASKRMARALKLRPRARIVAQALVGSDPHFHLDGPIDATRAVLGKAGMSLKDIDLVEINEAFASVVLSWAQVFGQDLEKVNVNGGAIALGHPVGATGARLITTALHELERRDKEFALITMCAGGGLATGTIIQRL; encoded by the coding sequence ATGGCCGCGGAACCCGTGATCGTCGAAGCCGTACGCACCCCCATCGGCAAGCGAGGTGGCGCGCTCGCCAACCTCCACCCCGCCTATCTCCTGGGCGAGACCTACCGTGAACTCCTCGGCCGCACCGGCATCCATGCCGACTGTGTCGAGCAGATCGTCGGCGGCACGGTGACGCACGCCGGCGAGCAGTCCATGAACCCCGCGCGCACGGCCTGGCTCGCCATGGGCCTGCCGTACGAGACGGCGGCGACGACGGTCGACTGCCAGTGCGGCTCCTCGCAGCAGGCCTCCCACATGGTGGCCAACATGGTCGCGGCGGGCGTCATCGACGTCGGGATCTCGTGCGGCGTCGAGGCGATGTCGAGGGTGCCGCTGGGCTCCGGCTCCAAGCACGGCCCCGGGAAACCGTTCCCGGACGAGTGGAACGTGGACCTGCCCAATCAGTTCGAGGCCGCGGAGCGCATCGCGCGAAATCGTGGCCTGACGCGCGAGAACGTCGACTCGCTGGGGCTCGTCTCCCAGGAGCGCGCCGCGAACGCCTGGGCGGAGGAGCGCTTCAAGCGCGAGACCTTCGCCGTCCAGGTGCCGACCACCGAGGACGAGCAGCGGGCCGGACAGGGCATGTGGCGCCTCGTCGACCGCGACGAGGGGCTCCGCGACACGTCCATGGAGGCGCTGGCCGGCCTCAAGCCGGTGATGCCCACGGCCGTCCACACGGCGGGCAACTCCTCGCAGATCTCGGACGGTGCGGCGGCGATCCTCTGGGCGTCCAAGCGGATGGCCCGGGCGCTGAAGCTGCGTCCGAGGGCGCGGATCGTGGCCCAGGCGCTGGTGGGTTCGGACCCGCACTTCCATCTGGACGGGCCGATCGACGCGACGCGCGCGGTGCTGGGCAAGGCGGGGATGTCCTTGAAGGACATCGACCTCGTGGAGATCAACGAGGCGTTCGCTTCCGTGGTGTTGAGCTGGGCACAGGTCTTCGGACAGGACCTGGAGAAGGTCAACGTGAACGGCGGTGCGATCGCGCTCGGGCACCCGGTCGGGGCGACGGGTGCCCGGCTGATCACTACCGCCCTGCACGAACTGGAGCGACGGGACAAGGAGTTCGCGCTGATCACGATGTGCGCGGGCGGCGGACTGGCCACCGGGACGATCATCCAGCGGCTGTAG
- a CDS encoding ECF transporter S component, translated as MTTPEVRTRAVRLGPRSLAALCLVSAVGVAGFGWPLFADPTSQVAAHAQDAPWLFAGLLVLLVAVVTATISESGLGPKAVAMLGVLAATGAALRPIGAGTAGIEPMFFLMVLSGRVLGPGFGFVLGSVTMFSSALLTGGVGPWLPFQMLAMGWFTMGAGLLPGPDRMRGRGELALLAAYGFCAAFAYGTVMNLAGWPFMGALASNVAFDPHADVTANLARFLAYCVATSLGWDLGRAVVTVVLTLTLGAALLKALRRATRRAAFETPVTFEAR; from the coding sequence ATGACGACACCGGAGGTCCGGACCAGAGCCGTCCGCCTCGGCCCCCGCTCCCTCGCCGCCCTCTGCCTCGTGAGCGCCGTCGGGGTCGCCGGGTTCGGCTGGCCGCTCTTCGCCGATCCCACCTCGCAGGTCGCCGCACACGCTCAGGACGCGCCCTGGCTGTTCGCGGGGCTGCTGGTGCTGCTCGTCGCCGTCGTCACGGCGACGATCTCCGAGTCCGGGCTCGGCCCGAAGGCGGTGGCCATGCTCGGAGTGCTGGCCGCGACCGGCGCGGCGCTGCGGCCGATCGGCGCCGGGACGGCCGGGATCGAGCCGATGTTCTTCCTGATGGTGCTGAGCGGCCGGGTGCTCGGACCGGGGTTCGGGTTCGTGCTCGGGTCCGTGACCATGTTCTCCTCCGCGCTGCTCACGGGCGGGGTGGGTCCGTGGCTGCCGTTCCAGATGCTCGCGATGGGCTGGTTCACGATGGGCGCCGGGCTGTTGCCGGGCCCCGACCGGATGCGCGGGCGCGGGGAACTCGCCCTGCTCGCGGCCTACGGGTTCTGCGCCGCGTTCGCGTACGGCACGGTCATGAACCTGGCCGGCTGGCCCTTCATGGGCGCGCTGGCCTCGAACGTCGCCTTCGACCCGCACGCCGACGTGACCGCCAACCTGGCCCGTTTCCTCGCCTACTGCGTGGCCACCTCCCTCGGCTGGGATCTGGGCCGGGCCGTCGTCACCGTCGTCCTGACCCTCACGCTCGGCGCGGCCCTCCTCAAGGCGCTGCGCAGGGCGACGCGGCGGGCCGCCTTTGAGACCCCGGTCACCTTCGAAGCCCGGTGA
- a CDS encoding DUF397 domain-containing protein translates to MENNAILTAVQWRKSSYSGDQGGQCIEIAGTLDTTIAVRDSKNPTGPILTIAPAAFATFVSWTTAAG, encoded by the coding sequence ATGGAGAACAACGCGATTCTGACGGCGGTCCAGTGGCGTAAGTCGAGCTACAGCGGTGACCAGGGCGGACAGTGCATAGAGATCGCCGGAACCCTGGACACCACCATCGCCGTACGAGACTCAAAAAACCCCACCGGCCCGATCCTCACGATCGCCCCCGCCGCCTTCGCCACCTTCGTCTCGTGGACTACAGCCGCTGGATGA
- a CDS encoding ATP-binding protein yields MRITVGAHSVRHVRRIVRSLLDDWDLAELADSVELAVTELVANVVRHVPDRRCALLVLRQTAGVRVEVVDGSPQPPRVPTELSPEAEGGRGLVLLDAVVDKWGVGPGPGGGKTVWFECRPARPPGQTRGAGNHSW; encoded by the coding sequence ATGCGGATCACCGTCGGCGCACACTCGGTCCGGCACGTCCGGCGGATCGTCAGGTCGCTGCTGGACGACTGGGACTTGGCCGAGCTGGCCGACTCCGTGGAGCTGGCCGTGACCGAGCTGGTCGCCAACGTCGTACGCCATGTCCCGGACCGGCGCTGCGCGTTGCTGGTGCTGCGGCAGACGGCGGGCGTGAGGGTGGAGGTCGTGGACGGCTCCCCGCAACCACCCCGCGTGCCCACCGAGTTGTCGCCGGAGGCGGAGGGCGGGCGCGGGCTCGTGCTGCTCGACGCGGTGGTCGACAAGTGGGGTGTGGGGCCGGGACCCGGGGGTGGCAAGACGGTCTGGTTCGAGTGCCGACCGGCTCGGCCGCCGGGCCAAACCCGGGGGGCTGGGAATCACTCATGGTGA
- a CDS encoding helix-turn-helix transcriptional regulator: MTHINILDPGASPLDYYGFELRRHRESAGLTQRQLGDIVNYTGSLVGQIETARKLPTPEFSERVDAALGTGGLLSRLVGLVMRSQLPAWFQQVAELEARAVEICSFQTHMVLGLLQTDAYARAVLGALDQTDLDDRTAVRLARQRILEKGKPPVFWAVLSEAALHQEIGGPKTMREQLAHLLSYEDNSRINIQVLPFSAGEHAGLQGSFDVYRFASDPTIVYTESYGSGHPTASPDTVKDCSLRYDHLRASALSLRDSAELIRRAMEERYGEQRDSDGGPVA; encoded by the coding sequence GTGACCCATATCAACATCCTCGACCCGGGCGCGTCCCCGCTCGACTACTACGGGTTCGAGTTGCGGCGCCATCGTGAGTCCGCGGGCCTGACACAGCGGCAGCTCGGCGACATCGTCAACTACACCGGCTCACTGGTCGGCCAGATCGAGACGGCGAGGAAGCTGCCGACGCCGGAGTTCAGCGAGCGGGTGGACGCGGCGCTGGGAACGGGTGGGTTACTGTCCCGGCTGGTCGGACTGGTGATGCGTAGTCAACTTCCGGCCTGGTTCCAACAGGTGGCGGAGTTGGAGGCGCGGGCGGTCGAGATCTGTTCCTTCCAGACGCACATGGTCCTCGGTCTTCTCCAGACCGACGCATACGCGCGTGCCGTGCTGGGCGCACTGGACCAGACCGACCTTGACGACCGTACCGCCGTACGCCTGGCCCGCCAGCGCATCTTGGAGAAGGGGAAACCGCCGGTCTTCTGGGCGGTCCTCAGCGAGGCCGCGCTGCACCAGGAGATCGGCGGCCCGAAGACCATGCGAGAGCAACTCGCCCACCTGTTGTCGTACGAGGACAACTCCCGGATCAACATCCAGGTGCTGCCGTTCTCGGCTGGAGAACACGCTGGACTGCAAGGCTCGTTCGACGTCTACCGCTTCGCGAGCGACCCGACCATCGTGTACACCGAGAGCTACGGAAGCGGGCATCCGACCGCCAGCCCGGACACCGTCAAGGACTGTTCGCTCCGTTACGATCATCTCCGAGCTTCCGCGCTCTCCCTCAGGGACTCGGCGGAGCTGATCCGGCGCGCGATGGAGGAACGCTATGGAGAACAACGCGATTCTGACGGCGGTCCAGTGGCGTAA
- a CDS encoding bifunctional glycosyltransferase 87/phosphatase PAP2 family protein: MANVEHGGTAGNAFGAGAADSARARLRAIRIGLWVIAAVLAIRQVTVVLSIPKGERLTDLETWVGPNGVLHVKGSLYDSTQFTGTPFGGLVLKPLTRAAEQALGWGWTFGSLSLVVVLGLVVARALPQPVSRRTALLAAPVAISLLMLSLPVRNALYLGQTSIIPVLLVLLGCFAVRGERASGLLIGVAAALQPTMLLFAPLLWFTGRRRAVESTAITFAGLGALAWAAMPHDSTTYWVHHLAGVGLGGDADDLSNQSLHGALLRLGLNGPLEITLFLLLGAAVAALGLRRAIRYARDGQLLLAVAITGCVAVVVSPTSWQHQLLWVLLALVGRVGKKTSDRPMWPVAVILVMTLPAKMMLPNMAALFPLRDNVVLLAALAAATIVPFLSRTSEHYRAPIPTDYARSVPTRWKRVPLLPFLGRVFTRPNLLLELLLIRVGYSAYQQVRLAATGGTNAGGRTTAEHHGDQILSIERFLHIDIEHWVNHAVFKVEWLRDFFDFYYESFHFVVPLTVLAVLYARRPGDYRWARSALGFATLIALLGFWIFPLAPPRLMPGLGVIDTVHGVQDFSKPDYGTLTALTNQYAAMPSLHFGWSLWCGVVIAVLAPKWWMKALGLLHPLFTVSAIVATGNHWVLDAVGGAAVVGAGFGLTHLLQGPRPRPLMKPVEVSMKEPVPATGRTPS, from the coding sequence GTGGCGAACGTTGAGCACGGCGGGACAGCGGGCAATGCCTTCGGGGCGGGGGCGGCGGACTCGGCGAGAGCGAGACTGCGCGCGATCCGGATAGGACTGTGGGTGATCGCCGCGGTCCTGGCGATACGGCAGGTCACCGTCGTGCTGAGCATCCCGAAAGGGGAACGGCTGACGGACCTGGAGACCTGGGTCGGACCCAACGGCGTCCTGCACGTGAAGGGATCGCTGTACGACTCGACGCAGTTCACCGGCACCCCCTTCGGAGGACTCGTCCTCAAACCCCTCACCCGCGCCGCCGAACAGGCACTCGGCTGGGGCTGGACCTTCGGCAGTCTCTCGCTTGTCGTCGTGCTCGGCCTGGTCGTCGCACGCGCCCTGCCCCAGCCGGTGAGCCGGCGCACCGCCCTGCTCGCCGCGCCCGTCGCGATCAGCCTGCTGATGCTGTCACTGCCGGTGCGCAACGCCCTCTATCTCGGCCAGACCAGCATCATTCCGGTGCTGCTCGTCCTGCTGGGCTGCTTCGCCGTCCGGGGTGAGCGTGCCAGCGGCCTGCTGATCGGTGTCGCCGCCGCCCTGCAGCCCACCATGCTGCTCTTCGCGCCGCTGCTCTGGTTCACCGGGCGCCGCCGCGCCGTCGAATCCACCGCGATCACCTTCGCCGGCCTCGGCGCGCTCGCCTGGGCCGCGATGCCGCACGACTCCACCACCTACTGGGTGCACCACCTGGCGGGCGTCGGCCTCGGCGGGGACGCCGACGACCTCTCCAACCAGTCGCTGCACGGCGCGCTGCTGCGGCTCGGCCTCAACGGCCCGCTGGAGATCACCCTGTTCCTGCTGCTGGGCGCCGCGGTCGCCGCCCTCGGCCTGCGCCGCGCCATCCGCTACGCACGGGACGGGCAGCTGCTGCTGGCCGTGGCGATCACCGGCTGTGTCGCCGTCGTCGTCTCGCCCACGTCCTGGCAGCACCAGCTGCTGTGGGTGCTGCTCGCGCTGGTCGGCAGGGTCGGCAAGAAGACCTCGGACCGCCCCATGTGGCCCGTCGCCGTCATCCTCGTCATGACGCTGCCCGCGAAGATGATGCTGCCGAACATGGCGGCGCTCTTCCCGCTGCGCGACAACGTGGTGCTGCTCGCCGCGCTCGCCGCCGCCACGATCGTGCCCTTCCTCTCCCGCACCTCGGAGCACTACCGGGCGCCGATCCCCACCGACTACGCCCGGTCCGTCCCCACGCGCTGGAAGCGGGTGCCGCTGCTCCCCTTCCTCGGCCGCGTGTTCACCCGCCCGAACCTGCTGCTCGAACTGCTCCTGATCCGCGTCGGCTACTCCGCCTACCAGCAGGTCAGGCTCGCCGCGACGGGCGGCACCAACGCGGGCGGCCGGACCACCGCCGAACACCACGGCGACCAGATCCTCTCCATCGAGCGGTTCCTGCACATCGACATCGAGCACTGGGTCAACCACGCCGTGTTCAAGGTCGAGTGGCTGCGGGACTTCTTCGACTTCTACTACGAGTCGTTCCACTTCGTCGTCCCGCTCACCGTCCTCGCCGTGCTCTACGCCCGCCGCCCCGGCGACTACCGCTGGGCGCGCTCGGCGCTCGGCTTCGCCACCCTCATCGCGCTCCTCGGCTTCTGGATCTTCCCGCTCGCCCCGCCGCGCCTGATGCCGGGCCTCGGCGTCATCGACACCGTGCACGGCGTGCAGGACTTCTCCAAGCCGGACTACGGCACGCTGACCGCGCTGACCAACCAGTACGCGGCGATGCCCTCGCTGCACTTCGGCTGGTCCCTGTGGTGCGGAGTCGTCATCGCGGTCCTGGCGCCCAAGTGGTGGATGAAGGCGCTCGGACTGCTGCACCCGCTGTTCACGGTCTCCGCGATCGTGGCGACCGGCAACCACTGGGTGCTGGACGCGGTGGGCGGCGCGGCCGTCGTCGGCGCGGGCTTCGGCCTGACCCACCTCCTCCAGGGGCCGCGGCCGAGGCCGCTGATGAAGCCCGTGGAGGTCAGCATGAAGGAGCCGGTCCCGGCGACGGGCCGTACCCCGAGCTGA